Below is a genomic region from Candidatus Cloacimonadota bacterium.
CGGCACCACGAACTGGAAAAACTGTTTTATTACAAAAACTCGCAAATTCTGTATTAACAAATCATCCAGAGGTTTATGTAATTGTTCTCCTTATTGATGAACGGCCAGAAGAAGTCACGGAAATGAAAAGAATTGTAAAACCAATAAACTCAGAGGTTGTAAGTTCTACATTTGACGAAACAGCTTATCATCATGTCCGCTTAGCAGAAATGGTGATGGAAAAAGCCAAAAGAATGGTTGAATTTAATCAAGATGTTGTAATATTATTAGACAGTATTACACGACTTGCAAGAGCTTATAATTACTTGGTCCCCGCAAGTGGGAAAGTATTGTCTGGTGGTGTTGATGCCAATGCCCTTCATAAACCCAAACGCTTTTTTGGTGCTGCCCGCAATACTGAAGAAGGTGGCACTCTGACAATCATAGCAACCGCTCTTGTGCAAACCGGCAGTAAAATGGATACAGTCATATTTGAAGAATTCAAAGGCACTGGAAATATGGAGCTCGTATTAGACCGTTCAATAAGTGACCTCAGAATGTACCCGGCTATTGACCTTGTTACATCTGGAACAAGAAGAGAAGAATTGCTACTATCAGAAGAAGTTAGAAATCGCGTCTTTGTTCTTCGCAAATATCTTAAAAATCAAAGCCCTTACAACGCAATAGAGTTTCTCAAAAATAAAATGAGAGATACTAAAAGTAATACTGAATTCCTTAAACTAATGAGTAGTTAGCAAAAAATCCAAAAAACAAATTAAGCATTCCCAAGCTGGGGCTTGGGAATAAGAGAGTGAATTATCTCTGTGTCTCTGCCTGTCCCTTGTAATATGAAGTATTTATTACACGGGATGAACCTCTGTGGCGAGCGATTTTCAAATGAAAAAACTATCTATTCTTTTTGCATGCCTTGTATTTCTTATATCAAATTTATCCTTTGCAGATTGCCATAATGAAATTAGCAAAGCAAGGGCAGAAATTTATAAGGAGAATTATCTTTCAGCTAAAAATATTTTAGAAAAATCAATAGATTTTGCTGATGACATAAACTTACTCGCAGAAATTTATTCCCTTCTCGCTCATTATTCAGAAACATCTGATGAAGCTAATAAATACTACAAAAAAATATTGGCACTTCAAGAAAATACATACACTGATAAAGCAAGATTATCTCTTGCCAAAAATTATTTCTGCAAGTCAAATTATTCAGAAGCCAAGAAATATTTGAAACAAATACTTCAAAATTCAACGAGCAATTCTTTTAAGGAAACATTATATTGGTCAGGCCAAACTTGCTTTGCTATGAATAATTATGATAATTGTATAAATTATTTAAAAAACTATCTTAAAACTGGCAAGGACAATACTAAAATAGAATTAGCATTTTTAAACATAGGAACTTCATACTTCAAACTGAACAATTACCCTGCAGCATTAAACCACTTTAAAAATTTGAATAGTTCTAACAAGAACAAAAATTTCTCATCGTATATTTTATATATGATTGGATTATGTGAGGAAAAGTTATCGCAATTTAGTAATGCTATTGTAGCCTACAAAAAAGTAATCAATCAATATCCATATTCAAACGAAAGATTCTTAGCCGAGTCACAACTTGTTAGTCTTGCGGAAAAAGGACATTACGACTCGTCTGTTAAGATGCCTGAAATAAAAATAGATTCTGACAAAAGGTATATTGTGCAACTTGCCGCATTTTTAAATAGAGAGAAAGCTAGGAAATCAAAATCGGAATTTAAAAAAAAAGGGTACGATACCTTTGTTTACGAAAAAATTGTTAAAGGAACAAGATATTTTGCTGTTGGATTGGGACCATATAGAACAGAAACAGAAGCTCAATATATTCAGAATAAATTAAAGAAAAACTCAATATCTTCTTTTATCTATAAAAAGCCGTAATTAAAAGCGATAAAGGTAAAGGAAAAGGAAAAGAGATAACTAAGGAAGTCATAATGTATAAAAGTTTTAAAGATATGCCCATCTGGCAAAAAGCAATAGATGTGGCTAAAATTATCCATACGCTTACTGAAAAACTGCCTCAAAAAGAAGATTATGGATTCACCTCACAAATAAGAAGATCAGCTCTTAGTATTTCGGCAAATATTGCGGAAGCTTTTGGCCGAGAGCACTCGCTAGATAAAATCAACTTTTATTATTACTCAAGAGGCTCATTAACAGAAACTCAAAGTCATCTGGAATATGGGAAAAAGGTTGGGTATATAAGTAAACAAAAGGCAAACGAATTAGATATTATTTTAAGTAAACTATACAGGGACATAAACAAAATTATTATCACATTGAAAGGTTCAAAGAGATAAAACCCTTTACCTTTCCCTTTACCTTAATCCAGGCTAATTAATGAAGAAATCAAATTTAACTCAAAGCTTTACTCCACTAATGAATCAGTATTTATCTATAAAAAGGAAACAGCCCGATGCCTTACTCTTATTTAGAATGGGAGATTTCTACGAGACCTTTTTTGACGATGCAAAGAAAGCTTCCAAAATTTTGGGTCTTACTCTTACTACAAGAGATAAAAAAAAGAAAAATCCTGTCCCACTTGCTGGTTTTCCTTACCATGCTTTAAATAATTACCTAAAAAAACTAATTGATAATGGAGTTAAAGTTGCAATTTGCGAACAGGTTGAAGACCCAAAACTTGCAAAAAAATTAGTAAAAAGAGAAATTGTTGAGGTCATAACACCCGGAACAATTTTAGAACAAGACTATCTAAAGGGGAAAAGTAATAACTTTCTAACTGCAATATATGAAGGAAAAGATAGCTGCGGAGTGGCATCCATTGATATATCAACTGGTAAATTCTTATGCACAGAATTATCAAAAGATAAACTTTTAGATGAAATTGTAAGAATCCATCCAGCTGAAATACTTATACCAGAAGGTGCAGAATTAAAATTGAAGCAAGACATAAAAATTTTCTATTCACCCACATTCACAAAATATGAATCCTGGAGATACGATTATATTGAAGCAGAAGATATTCTGAAAAGACACTTTGCGGTTCTATCATTAGATGGATTCGGTTTAGCTGGAAGAGATAATACAATCTGCGCATCAGCCGCAATACTTTCCTATTTGCAAGATTTAAAAGGGACTGAACTCAAACATATAACAAACATTAACTTTTACTCAACCAGCCAGTTTATGCAGATTGATGCAATCTCACGACATAATTTAGAACTTATAGAATCAATAAGAACACGGGAAAGAAAAGGCGCTCTTCTTGATGCAATGGACCATACCAAAACACCAATGGGTAACCGACTTCTTTTTCAATGGATATTAAATCCACTAATTATTAAAGATGAAATAGATAACCGTTTAGACGCTGTTTCTGAACTACTTGATAAATCTTACATAAGAAATTCATTAATTGAAATTCTGAAAGATATAGGTGACATTGAAAGAATTATCAGCAAAATAGGAACTGAAAAAGCATATCCGAGAGACCTCATCGCTTTAAAAAATTATCTGAAATTATCCACACCAATTGCTGATTTAATAAGAGCTTGCGAATCTAAAATTCTCAAAGATATGTTTAATTCTATCCAAAATTTTGATGAAGTAATACTGATTATTGAAAATGCAATAATAGAAG
It encodes:
- the rho gene encoding transcription termination factor Rho — its product is MEDIIELGKIKKMTVNELYGLAKEFEIKKYRTLNKEKLINEILKAQAESEGLVFTTGVIDLTNDGYGFLRSPKNNYNSGSSDIYVSKAQIKKFHIKQGNIIAGPVRSPKDDEKYFALIRIDAINGQAPELASEMPNFDSLTPFYPEKKLNLETIPNELSSRIIDLFTPIGKGQRGLIVAAPRTGKTVLLQKLANSVLTNHPEVYVIVLLIDERPEEVTEMKRIVKPINSEVVSSTFDETAYHHVRLAEMVMEKAKRMVEFNQDVVILLDSITRLARAYNYLVPASGKVLSGGVDANALHKPKRFFGAARNTEEGGTLTIIATALVQTGSKMDTVIFEEFKGTGNMELVLDRSISDLRMYPAIDLVTSGTRREELLLSEEVRNRVFVLRKYLKNQSPYNAIEFLKNKMRDTKSNTEFLKLMSS
- a CDS encoding SPOR domain-containing protein, which encodes MKKLSILFACLVFLISNLSFADCHNEISKARAEIYKENYLSAKNILEKSIDFADDINLLAEIYSLLAHYSETSDEANKYYKKILALQENTYTDKARLSLAKNYFCKSNYSEAKKYLKQILQNSTSNSFKETLYWSGQTCFAMNNYDNCINYLKNYLKTGKDNTKIELAFLNIGTSYFKLNNYPAALNHFKNLNSSNKNKNFSSYILYMIGLCEEKLSQFSNAIVAYKKVINQYPYSNERFLAESQLVSLAEKGHYDSSVKMPEIKIDSDKRYIVQLAAFLNREKARKSKSEFKKKGYDTFVYEKIVKGTRYFAVGLGPYRTETEAQYIQNKLKKNSISSFIYKKP
- a CDS encoding four helix bundle protein; the encoded protein is MYKSFKDMPIWQKAIDVAKIIHTLTEKLPQKEDYGFTSQIRRSALSISANIAEAFGREHSLDKINFYYYSRGSLTETQSHLEYGKKVGYISKQKANELDIILSKLYRDINKIIITLKGSKR